The Montipora capricornis isolate CH-2021 chromosome 3, ASM3666992v2, whole genome shotgun sequence genome window below encodes:
- the LOC138040138 gene encoding uncharacterized protein, which translates to MTYADDTQLNVSLGSSDDRPAVLSKFEACVKDILIWCTSNGLACNPDKTEVIHLCSCFHSITLPGIDVGGYTISPTPAARDFGVLVDSHLTLFKHVNSVCKSAFFSISNICRIRKYLDRDNCERLVLAFISSTLDSCNSLLTGLSDKEISKLQRVQNAAARLIVGAAKNEHMSPILQQLHWFPVKLRIDFKILMLTYKGLNNQALNYISELLTLYKPSRALRSSSQMLLVVPKTKLYGDRSFAASAPKLWNALPVEIKNSESLDIFKSKVKTHLFCQCYRV; encoded by the coding sequence ATGACTTACGCAGATGATACACAGTTAAATGTGTCCTTGGGCTCGTCTGATGATCGTCCTGCCGTTCTATCTAAGTTTGAAGCTTGTGTGAAGGACATTCTCATCTGGTGCACCTCTAATGGTTTGGCATGCAACCCCGACAAGACGGAAGTAATTCATCTATGCTCTTGTTTCCATAGCATTACTCTTCCTGGTATTGATGTTGGTGGTTATACTATATCGCCAACACCAGCTGCCCGAGATTTCGGAGTGCTTGTTGACTCACATCTGACGTTGTTTAAACATGTTAACAGTGTATGCAAGTCCGCATTCTTTTCCATTAGTAACATTTGTAGGATTAGGAAATATTTAGACCGTGATAATTGTGAAAGACTTGTGCTCGCGTTCATTTCATCGACTCTTGATTCCTGTAATAGTTTACTAACAGGTCTTTCAGATAAGGAAATCTCAAAGCTCCAGCGCGTGCAGAATGCTGCAGCGAGGCTTATTGTTGGTGCTGCAAAGAATGAGCATATGTCACCCATATTACAGCAACTACACTGGTTCCCTGTAAAGTTGAGAATTGACTTTAAGATTTTGATGCTAACTTATAAAGGTCTTAACAATCAAGCTCTCAATTACATTTCTGAACTATTGACTTTGTATAAGCCTTCTCGTGCACTTAGATCTTCCAGTCAAATGCTTCTTGTTGTGCCTAAAACTAAGCTTTATGGGGACAGATCGTTTGCTGCCAGTGCCCCTAAACTTTGGAATGCACTACCAGTAGAAATTAAGAATTCTGAATCACTCGATATTTTTAAGAGTAAAGTTAAAACACACCTGTTCTGCCAGTGCTATAGAGTATAG